The following coding sequences are from one Pocillopora verrucosa isolate sample1 chromosome 5, ASM3666991v2, whole genome shotgun sequence window:
- the LOC131799973 gene encoding uromodulin-like: MPRILSLGIFTVLYSLMCVVKCREGQCRQLEFRAAIAFRGKRLLNHKIKEVDNVAKDFCGALCFIEPNCISYNILVSNDSPSITKCEMNNATHFEHPSDLMSFPNSIYRGSKNACIKKPCPSNAICQAGFSSEGYRCVCVPGYTGEDCVEDVDECSLGEHKCDSNAECRNNVGSYSCKCKEGFSGDGQTCSDIDECALVNNNCTKGGANCTNTLGSFNCTCQTKYFWNGIECEADGCYNYSILNDGNRKSSYSTPQGSEQCDRKLSEGWYRFEGDAGTNMPTERVPAYRCGTDWSGWLEGAHPTLEDGEVNREVCFSDRNTGCKGKINILVKNCGSFYIYYLHETPRCYWRYCGNN; the protein is encoded by the exons ATGCCTCGCATCTTGTCTCTTGGTATCTTCACTGTGCTGTACTCTCTGATGTGTGTTGTGAAATGTAGAGAAG GCCAATGTCGTCAACTGGAGTTCAGAGCTGCCATTGCATTTCGAGGAAAACGGCTGCTTAACCATAAGATAAAAGAAGTTGACAACGTCGCAAAGGACTTCTGTGGAGCATTGTGTTTCATAGAACCCAACTGTATCAGCTATAATATACTAGTATCCAATGATTCTCCCTCGATCACCAAATGCGAGATGAATAACGCTACACATTTTGAACACCCGAGTGATCTGATGTCATTTCCAAACAGCATCTATCGTGGATCCAAG AACGCTTGCATAAAGAAGCCATGCCCGAGTAATGCGATCTGCCAGGCTGGTTTTTCCAGTGAGGGGTATAGATGTGTCTGCGTACCAGGTTACACGGGTGAAGATTGCGTAGAAG acgTTGATGAGTGCAGTCTGGGAGAACACAAATGTGATTCAAATGCTGAATGTAGAAATAACGTTGGATCCTACAGCTGCAAATGTAAAGAGGGATTTTCAGGAGATGGCCAAACGTGCTCAG atatcgacgagtgtgcTTTGGTTAATAATAATTGTACCAAGGGTGGCGCCAATTGCACAAACACTCTGGGGTCATTCAATTGCACCTGCCAAACTAAATATTTCTGGAATGGaattgaatgtgaag CCGACGGTTGTTATAACTACTCAATTCTGAACGACGGTAACAGAAAGAGCAGTTACAGTACACCCCAGGGAAGTGAACAGTGTGACAGAAAGCTATctgagggatggtatcgttttgagGGAGATGCTGGAACAAATATGCCAACAGAGCGTGTGCCAGCATACAGATGTGGTACCGACTGGTCAGGTTGGTTGGAAGGTGCTCATCCTACATTGGAGGATGGTGAAGTAAATAGAGAGGTCTGCTTTAGTGATCGTAACACAGGTTGCAAGGGCAAGATAAATATTTTAGTGAAAAACTGTGGATCCTTCTATATCTACTATCTCCATGAAACACCAAGATGTTATTGGCGCTACTGTGGGAATAATTAA